One window of Oreochromis niloticus isolate F11D_XX linkage group LG23, O_niloticus_UMD_NMBU, whole genome shotgun sequence genomic DNA carries:
- the LOC100712443 gene encoding vitamin D3 hydroxylase-associated protein, producing MQALQNIQHFLKGVKMDNQTAALLTGVACAVGSVVVLVKKISSHRKAEEKIMRAKSRREESLQRAEQAVLRYKESHPTTDSFFILALSLSELTKQLKEGSLTPEDVFYSYMEKTLALNKKLNCCTEVLLESLDQLKTVGSNKDGLLYGVPVSIKENVAFKDHDCSCGVIINLDQPVEKDSVLVQVLKKQGAIPFVKTNLPQALLSYDCSNPIYGQTVNPHNPQKTSGGSSGGEGALIGGGGSLLGIGTDIGGSIRIPASFCGICGFKPTAGRLSLQGVRPIYRGQKTVSSSAGPMARDVDSLALCMQALLCDHMFSLDPTVPPLPFNMEIYRSSRPLRIGYLENDGYTQPSPSMARGVREVKALLEQAGHTFVPYCPLKMNEIVPELWLRGLLADGTTSLLQKLKGGPVDPCLKPQVFEYRLPKWLKKIISFLLKPVSPRTSARISALCGVGSVPELWKQHAAVEDYIHETIAHWRSCKIDVLLCPVIGPAFNFLYCGKTSVNTNYTFLYNLLNFPAGVVTVSTVTAEDEEEFEHYPNKFNKVFKEAVAGGEGLPVAVQCVALPWQDELCLHFMKEVEQLVKQSKK from the exons ATGCAAGCCTTGCAGAACATTCAGCATTTTCTTAAGGGAGTGAAGATGGACAATCAGACGGCGGCTCTGCTCACTGGTGTTGCCTGTGCAGTGGGATCCGTGGTTGTGTTGGTGAAAAAGATCAGCAGCCACCGAAAGGCAGAGGAAAAGATCATGAGAGCCAAAAGCAGGAGAGAGGAGAGCTTGCAGCGGGCAGAGCAGGCGGTGCTCCGGTACAAAGAGTCG CATCCAACCACTGACTCTTTTTTCATCCTGGCCCTGTCGTTATCTGAGCTGACAAAGCAACTGAAGGAAGGCTCACTTACCCCTGAGGATGTGTTTTACTCTTACATGGAAAAG ACTCTGGCTTTaaacaaaaagctgaactgctgcACTGAAGTTTTGCTGGAGAGTTTGGACCAGCTGAAAACTGTTGGCTCCAACAAGGATGGTCTCTTGTACGGAGTTCCAGTTAGCATCAAAGAAAATGTTGCATTTAAG GATCATGACTGTTCTTGTGGTGTGATCATTAACCTGGACCAGCCCGTTGAAAAGGACAGTGTGCTTGTTCAAGTCCTGAAGAAACAAGGAGCTATTCCCTTTGTGAAAACCAACTTGCCTCAAGCCCTTTTGAG CTATGACTGCAGTAATCCTATCTACGGGCAGACTGTGAACCCTCATAACCCCCAGAAGACCTCTGGAGGTTCATCTGGTGGGGAGGGGGCTCTCATCGGGGGAGGGGGCTCCCTGCTTGGTATAGGCACTGATATAGGTGGCAGTATCCGTATTCCTGCGTCCTTCTGTGGAATCTGTGGTTTCAAACCAACAGCAGGTCGGCTCAG TTTACAGGGAGTTCGTCCAATTTATAGAGGGCAAAAGACAG TGTCGTCATCTGCTGGACCCATGGCAAGAGATGTGGACAGCCTGGCTCTGTGCATGCAGGCACTTCTTTGTGACCACATGTTTTCTTTGGACCCCACTGTTCCACCATTACCTTTTAACATGGAG ATATACAGAAGCTCCAGACCTCTAAGGATTGGTTATTTGGAAAACGATGGCTACACGCAACCATCTCCAAGCATGGCCCGAGGCGTCAGAGAGGTCAAAGCTCTGTTAGAGCAAGCAGGACACACA TTTGTCCCTTACTGTCCACTGAAGATGAATGAAATTGTCCCTGAACTGTGGTTGAGGGGTTTATTGGCAGATGGAACTACCAGCCTGCTACAAAAACT gaAGGGGGGACCTGTGGACCCTTGTCTGAAGCCTCAAGTTTTTGAATACAGGCTTCCTAAGTGGTTGAAGAAAATAATTTCATTCCTCCTCAAACCTGTG tctCCTCGCACTTCTGCCAGAATCAGTGCTCTTTGTGGAGTTGG ATCTGTTCCAGAGCTGTGGAAGCAACATGCTGCTGTTGAG GACTACATCCATGAGACAATAGCACATTGGAGGAGCTGCAAAATTGATGTGCTGCTGTGTCCTGTGATTGGACCAGCCTTCAACTTCTTATACTGTGGCAAAACCTCAG tcaatACCAATTACACATTTCTCTACAATCTCCTAAACTTTCCCGCCGGTGTAGTCACTGTTTCTACAGTGACTgcagaggatgaggaggaatTCGAGCACTATCCCAACAAATTTAACAAGGTGTTTAAAGAG gcAGTGGCCGGTGGCGAGGGTCTACCTGTGGCGGTGCAGTGTGTTGCTCTGCCGTGGCAGGATGAGCTCTGCCTGCACTTCATGAAGGAAGTGGAACAACTGGTCAAACAGAGCAAGAAGTAA
- the LOC100712174 gene encoding vitamin D3 hydroxylase-associated protein isoform X2, with protein sequence MDNWTAALLTGVACIVGYLVVLVKKINSLRQAEEKIKRARNRREQSLQRAEQAVLRYKESHPTTDSALILTLSLSELTQQLKDGSLSPEDVFYSYMEKTLAVNKKLNCCTEVLLESLDQLKTVGSNKDGLLYGVPVSIKENIAFKDHDCSCGVIINLDQPAEKDSVLVQILKKQGAIPFVKTNLPQALLSYDCSNPIYGQTVNPHNPQKTSGGSSGGEAALIGGGGSLLGIGTDLGGSIRIPASFSGICGFKPTAGRLSSQGVRPIYRGQKSVLSSPGPMARDVDSLALCMQALLCDHMFSLDPTVPPLPFNMEIYRSSRPLRIGYLENDGYTQPSPSMARGVREVKALLEQAGHTLVPYHPLKIDEIFPELMIKGFLADGGTSLLQKLKGGPEDPCLKGQFHRYRLPKWYKTIRSFLLKPKSPRISANIRALCGVRSVPDLWKQHAAVEDYIHETIAHWRSCNIDVLLCPVIGPAYNLFYCSKIPTALSYTIVYNLLNFPVGVVTVSTVTSKDEEELKHCNGYYQDMWDKLFKEDLLPVGHAWNTSPRRCPEGILIRCPNHLN encoded by the exons ATGGACAACTGGACAGCGGCTCTGCTCACTGGTGTTGCCTGCATTGTGGGATATCTGGTTGTGCTGGTGAAAAAGATCAACAGCCTCCGACAGGCGGAGGAAAAAATCAAGAGAGCCAGAAACAGGAGAGAGCAGAGCTTGCAGCGGGCAGAGCAGGCGGTGCTCCGGTACAAAGAGTCG CATCCGACAACTGACTCTGCTCTGATCCTGACGCTCTCCCTGTCTGAGCTGACGCAGCAGCTGAAGGACGGTTCACTGAGCCCTGAGGATGTGTTTTACTCTTACATGGAAAAG ACTCTGGCTGTaaacaaaaagctgaactgctgcACTGAAGTTTTGCTGGAGAGTTTGGACCAGCTGAAAACTGTTGGCTCCAACAAGGATGGTCTCTTGTACGGAGTTCCAGTTAGCATCAAAGAAAATATTGCATTTAAG GATCATGACTGTTCTTGTGGTGTGATCATTAACCTGGACCAGCCTGCTGAAAAGGACAGTGTGCTTGTTCAAATCCTGAAGAAACAAGGAGCTATTCCCTTTGTGAAAACCAACTTGCCTCAAGCCCTTTTGAG CTATGACTGCAGTAATCCTATCTACGGGCAGACTGTGAACCCTCATAACCCCCAGAAGACCTCTGGAGGTTCATCTGGTGGGGAGGCGGCTCTCATTGGGGGAGGGGGCTCCCTCCTCGGTATAGGCACTGATCTAGGTGGCAGTATCCGTATTCCTGCTTCATTTAGTGGAATCTGTGGTTTCAAACCAACAGCAGGTCGGCTCAG TTCACAGGGAGTTCGTCCAATTTATAGAGGGCAAAAGTCAG TGCTATCTTCACCTGGACCCATGGCAAGAGATGTGGACAGCCTGGCTCTGTGCATGCAGGCACTTCTTTGTGACCACATGTTTTCTTTGGACCCCACTGTTCCACCATTACCTTTTAACATGGAG ATATACAGAAGCTCCAGACCTCTAAGGATTGGTTATTTGGAAAACGATGGCTACACGCAACCATCTCCAAGCATGGCCCGAGGCGTCAGAGAGGTCAAAGCTCTGTTAGAGCAAGCAGGACACACA TTGGTCCCTTACCATCCACTGAAGATTGATGAAATTTTCCCTGAACTAATGATAAAGGGTTTTTTAGCAGATGGAGGTACCAGCCTGTTACAAAAACT GAAGGGGGGACCTGAGGACCCTTGTCTGAAGGGACAGTTTCATCGTTACCGTCTTCCTAAGTGGTATAAGACAATCCGTTCATTTCTGCTCAAACCTAAG TCTCCTCGTATCTCTGCCAACATAAGGGCTCTTTGTGGAGTTCG ATCTGTTCCAGATCTGTGGAAACAACATGCCGCTGTTGAG GACTACATTCATGAGACAATAGCACATTGGAGGAGCTGCAACATCGACGTGCTACTGTGCCCTGTGATTGGACCAGCCTACAACTTGTTTTACTGTAGCAAAATTCCAA CTGCTCTTAGTTACACGATTGTCTACAATCTCCTTAACTTTCCTGTGGGTGTAGTCACAGTTTCCACAGTGACTTCAAAGGATGAGGAGGAACTCAAACACTGTAACGGTTATTATCAGGACATGTGGGACAAACTCTTCAAAGAG gacctcctccctgtaggacATGCTTGGAATACCTCACCCAGAAGGTGTCCAGAAGGCATCCTaatcagatgcccgaaccacctcaactga
- the LOC100712174 gene encoding fatty-acid amide hydrolase 1 isoform X3 codes for MSTLIVSIVPCGDHAPPMQHPTTDSALILTLSLSELTQQLKDGSLSPEDVFYSYMEKTLAVNKKLNCCTEVLLESLDQLKTVGSNKDGLLYGVPVSIKENIAFKDHDCSCGVIINLDQPAEKDSVLVQILKKQGAIPFVKTNLPQALLSYDCSNPIYGQTVNPHNPQKTSGGSSGGEAALIGGGGSLLGIGTDLGGSIRIPASFSGICGFKPTAGRLSSQGVRPIYRGQKSVLSSPGPMARDVDSLALCMQALLCDHMFSLDPTVPPLPFNMEIYRSSRPLRIGYLENDGYTQPSPSMARGVREVKALLEQAGHTLVPYHPLKIDEIFPELMIKGFLADGGTSLLQKLKGGPEDPCLKGQFHRYRLPKWYKTIRSFLLKPKSPRISANIRALCGVRSVPDLWKQHAAVEDYIHETIAHWRSCNIDVLLCPVIGPAYNLFYCSKIPTALSYTIVYNLLNFPVGVVTVSTVTSKDEEELKHCNGYYQDMWDKLFKEAVAGGEGLPVAVQCVALPWQDELCLRFMKEVEQLVKQSKK; via the exons ATGAGCACTCTGATTGTTTCTATCGTCCCATGTGGGGATCATGCTCCTCCCATGCAG CATCCGACAACTGACTCTGCTCTGATCCTGACGCTCTCCCTGTCTGAGCTGACGCAGCAGCTGAAGGACGGTTCACTGAGCCCTGAGGATGTGTTTTACTCTTACATGGAAAAG ACTCTGGCTGTaaacaaaaagctgaactgctgcACTGAAGTTTTGCTGGAGAGTTTGGACCAGCTGAAAACTGTTGGCTCCAACAAGGATGGTCTCTTGTACGGAGTTCCAGTTAGCATCAAAGAAAATATTGCATTTAAG GATCATGACTGTTCTTGTGGTGTGATCATTAACCTGGACCAGCCTGCTGAAAAGGACAGTGTGCTTGTTCAAATCCTGAAGAAACAAGGAGCTATTCCCTTTGTGAAAACCAACTTGCCTCAAGCCCTTTTGAG CTATGACTGCAGTAATCCTATCTACGGGCAGACTGTGAACCCTCATAACCCCCAGAAGACCTCTGGAGGTTCATCTGGTGGGGAGGCGGCTCTCATTGGGGGAGGGGGCTCCCTCCTCGGTATAGGCACTGATCTAGGTGGCAGTATCCGTATTCCTGCTTCATTTAGTGGAATCTGTGGTTTCAAACCAACAGCAGGTCGGCTCAG TTCACAGGGAGTTCGTCCAATTTATAGAGGGCAAAAGTCAG TGCTATCTTCACCTGGACCCATGGCAAGAGATGTGGACAGCCTGGCTCTGTGCATGCAGGCACTTCTTTGTGACCACATGTTTTCTTTGGACCCCACTGTTCCACCATTACCTTTTAACATGGAG ATATACAGAAGCTCCAGACCTCTAAGGATTGGTTATTTGGAAAACGATGGCTACACGCAACCATCTCCAAGCATGGCCCGAGGCGTCAGAGAGGTCAAAGCTCTGTTAGAGCAAGCAGGACACACA TTGGTCCCTTACCATCCACTGAAGATTGATGAAATTTTCCCTGAACTAATGATAAAGGGTTTTTTAGCAGATGGAGGTACCAGCCTGTTACAAAAACT GAAGGGGGGACCTGAGGACCCTTGTCTGAAGGGACAGTTTCATCGTTACCGTCTTCCTAAGTGGTATAAGACAATCCGTTCATTTCTGCTCAAACCTAAG TCTCCTCGTATCTCTGCCAACATAAGGGCTCTTTGTGGAGTTCG ATCTGTTCCAGATCTGTGGAAACAACATGCCGCTGTTGAG GACTACATTCATGAGACAATAGCACATTGGAGGAGCTGCAACATCGACGTGCTACTGTGCCCTGTGATTGGACCAGCCTACAACTTGTTTTACTGTAGCAAAATTCCAA CTGCTCTTAGTTACACGATTGTCTACAATCTCCTTAACTTTCCTGTGGGTGTAGTCACAGTTTCCACAGTGACTTCAAAGGATGAGGAGGAACTCAAACACTGTAACGGTTATTATCAGGACATGTGGGACAAACTCTTCAAAGAG gcAGTGGCCGGTGGCGAGGGTCTACCTGTGGCGGTGCAGTGTGTTGCTCTGCCGTGGCAGGATGAGCTCTGCCTGCGCTTCATGAAGGAAGTGGAACAACTGGTCAAACAGAGCAAGAAGTAA
- the LOC100712174 gene encoding vitamin D3 hydroxylase-associated protein isoform X1, whose translation MDNWTAALLTGVACIVGYLVVLVKKINSLRQAEEKIKRARNRREQSLQRAEQAVLRYKESHPTTDSALILTLSLSELTQQLKDGSLSPEDVFYSYMEKTLAVNKKLNCCTEVLLESLDQLKTVGSNKDGLLYGVPVSIKENIAFKDHDCSCGVIINLDQPAEKDSVLVQILKKQGAIPFVKTNLPQALLSYDCSNPIYGQTVNPHNPQKTSGGSSGGEAALIGGGGSLLGIGTDLGGSIRIPASFSGICGFKPTAGRLSSQGVRPIYRGQKSVLSSPGPMARDVDSLALCMQALLCDHMFSLDPTVPPLPFNMEIYRSSRPLRIGYLENDGYTQPSPSMARGVREVKALLEQAGHTLVPYHPLKIDEIFPELMIKGFLADGGTSLLQKLKGGPEDPCLKGQFHRYRLPKWYKTIRSFLLKPKSPRISANIRALCGVRSVPDLWKQHAAVEDYIHETIAHWRSCNIDVLLCPVIGPAYNLFYCSKIPTALSYTIVYNLLNFPVGVVTVSTVTSKDEEELKHCNGYYQDMWDKLFKEAVAGGEGLPVAVQCVALPWQDELCLRFMKEVEQLVKQSKK comes from the exons ATGGACAACTGGACAGCGGCTCTGCTCACTGGTGTTGCCTGCATTGTGGGATATCTGGTTGTGCTGGTGAAAAAGATCAACAGCCTCCGACAGGCGGAGGAAAAAATCAAGAGAGCCAGAAACAGGAGAGAGCAGAGCTTGCAGCGGGCAGAGCAGGCGGTGCTCCGGTACAAAGAGTCG CATCCGACAACTGACTCTGCTCTGATCCTGACGCTCTCCCTGTCTGAGCTGACGCAGCAGCTGAAGGACGGTTCACTGAGCCCTGAGGATGTGTTTTACTCTTACATGGAAAAG ACTCTGGCTGTaaacaaaaagctgaactgctgcACTGAAGTTTTGCTGGAGAGTTTGGACCAGCTGAAAACTGTTGGCTCCAACAAGGATGGTCTCTTGTACGGAGTTCCAGTTAGCATCAAAGAAAATATTGCATTTAAG GATCATGACTGTTCTTGTGGTGTGATCATTAACCTGGACCAGCCTGCTGAAAAGGACAGTGTGCTTGTTCAAATCCTGAAGAAACAAGGAGCTATTCCCTTTGTGAAAACCAACTTGCCTCAAGCCCTTTTGAG CTATGACTGCAGTAATCCTATCTACGGGCAGACTGTGAACCCTCATAACCCCCAGAAGACCTCTGGAGGTTCATCTGGTGGGGAGGCGGCTCTCATTGGGGGAGGGGGCTCCCTCCTCGGTATAGGCACTGATCTAGGTGGCAGTATCCGTATTCCTGCTTCATTTAGTGGAATCTGTGGTTTCAAACCAACAGCAGGTCGGCTCAG TTCACAGGGAGTTCGTCCAATTTATAGAGGGCAAAAGTCAG TGCTATCTTCACCTGGACCCATGGCAAGAGATGTGGACAGCCTGGCTCTGTGCATGCAGGCACTTCTTTGTGACCACATGTTTTCTTTGGACCCCACTGTTCCACCATTACCTTTTAACATGGAG ATATACAGAAGCTCCAGACCTCTAAGGATTGGTTATTTGGAAAACGATGGCTACACGCAACCATCTCCAAGCATGGCCCGAGGCGTCAGAGAGGTCAAAGCTCTGTTAGAGCAAGCAGGACACACA TTGGTCCCTTACCATCCACTGAAGATTGATGAAATTTTCCCTGAACTAATGATAAAGGGTTTTTTAGCAGATGGAGGTACCAGCCTGTTACAAAAACT GAAGGGGGGACCTGAGGACCCTTGTCTGAAGGGACAGTTTCATCGTTACCGTCTTCCTAAGTGGTATAAGACAATCCGTTCATTTCTGCTCAAACCTAAG TCTCCTCGTATCTCTGCCAACATAAGGGCTCTTTGTGGAGTTCG ATCTGTTCCAGATCTGTGGAAACAACATGCCGCTGTTGAG GACTACATTCATGAGACAATAGCACATTGGAGGAGCTGCAACATCGACGTGCTACTGTGCCCTGTGATTGGACCAGCCTACAACTTGTTTTACTGTAGCAAAATTCCAA CTGCTCTTAGTTACACGATTGTCTACAATCTCCTTAACTTTCCTGTGGGTGTAGTCACAGTTTCCACAGTGACTTCAAAGGATGAGGAGGAACTCAAACACTGTAACGGTTATTATCAGGACATGTGGGACAAACTCTTCAAAGAG gcAGTGGCCGGTGGCGAGGGTCTACCTGTGGCGGTGCAGTGTGTTGCTCTGCCGTGGCAGGATGAGCTCTGCCTGCGCTTCATGAAGGAAGTGGAACAACTGGTCAAACAGAGCAAGAAGTAA